One Streptomyces sp. P9-A2 DNA window includes the following coding sequences:
- a CDS encoding class I SAM-dependent methyltransferase encodes MEPIIQEPEGPEPEATRRDAGITESARANRGWWDRNADEYQVEHGTFLGDDRFVWCPEGLDEVEAELLGPPEELKDRAVLELGAGAAQCSRWLAAQGARPVALDISHRQLQHALRIGGPFPLVCADAGVLPFADGSFDLACSAYGALPFVADPRLVLREVHRVLRPGGRFVFSVTHPIRWAFPDEPGPEGLSVSGSYFDRTPYVEEDEQGRAVYVEHHRTLGDRVRDVAASGFRLVDLVEPQWPEWNSSEWGGWSPLRGRLIPGTAIFVCVRD; translated from the coding sequence ATGGAGCCGATCATCCAAGAGCCCGAAGGCCCCGAACCCGAGGCGACCCGACGGGACGCCGGCATCACCGAGAGCGCCCGCGCCAACCGGGGCTGGTGGGACCGCAACGCGGACGAGTACCAGGTCGAGCACGGCACGTTCCTCGGCGACGACCGCTTCGTGTGGTGCCCCGAGGGACTCGACGAGGTGGAGGCCGAGCTCCTCGGCCCGCCGGAGGAACTGAAGGACCGCGCCGTCCTGGAGCTCGGCGCCGGAGCGGCCCAGTGCTCGCGCTGGCTGGCCGCGCAGGGCGCGCGCCCGGTGGCCCTGGACATCTCGCACCGGCAGCTTCAGCACGCGCTGCGCATCGGCGGCCCGTTCCCGCTGGTGTGCGCGGACGCGGGCGTGCTGCCGTTCGCGGACGGCTCCTTCGACCTGGCCTGCTCGGCGTACGGGGCACTGCCCTTCGTCGCCGACCCGCGGCTCGTGCTGCGCGAGGTGCACCGGGTGCTGCGGCCCGGCGGTCGGTTCGTCTTCTCCGTCACCCATCCCATCCGTTGGGCGTTCCCGGACGAGCCCGGCCCGGAGGGACTGAGCGTCTCCGGGTCCTACTTCGACCGCACCCCCTACGTGGAGGAGGACGAGCAGGGCCGCGCGGTGTACGTCGAGCACCACAGGACGCTGGGCGACCGGGTCCGCGACGTCGCCGCCTCGGGCTTTCGACTGGTGGACCTGGTGGAGCCGCAGTGGCCGGAGTGGAACAGCTCCGAATGGGGCGGCTGGTCCCCGTTGCGCGGCCGTCTGATCCCGGGAACGGCGATCTTCGTGTGCGTACGGGACTGA
- the hrpB gene encoding ATP-dependent helicase HrpB, with product MIRHDALDALPVREALPRLTDALRERGTAVLVAPPGTGKTTLMPLVLAGLTGDGPARRVVVAEPRRIAARAAARRMAWLLGEKPGESVGFTVRGERVTGRHTRVEVVTTGVLLQRLQRDQELTGVDVVVLDECHERHLDADTAAAFLWDVRETLRPELRLVAASATTDAAGWARLLGDAPVVEARGTAHPVEVVWAPPARPLRPPHGMRVDPALLTHTASVVRRALAERDGDVLVFLPGVGEIARVAAQLGTLPDVEVLQVHGRAPAAVQDAVLAPGQRRRVVLATSVAESSLTVPGVRVVVDAGLAREPRVDHARGLSALTTVRASQAAGRQRAGRAGREAPGAVYRCWAQAEDARLPRFPSPEIKVADLTAFALQTACWGDPDASGLALLDPPPAGAMAAAGAVLTAIGAVGADGRATERGTRLARLGLHPRLGRALLDAATAVGPALAAEVVALIGEDAPRSYGDDLAGALRTARRGDDAYAQRWRAEVRRLRALARDVSARGTSQGASRGTARDTSQTGGGPPHVDEMDARVGLVAALAFPERIARADGGSYLMVSGTRAEAGAGTGLRGAPWIAVAAADRPVGRGHARVQLGAVVDEATARWAADALLETREEVHWADGDVVARRVERLGAVELAVRPRTDAEPALVRAALLDGLRREGFGLLRWPAGAAVLRQRLAFVHRQAGEPWPDVSDEALHARVREWLEPELSRARRRADLARIDAGQALRRLLPWASGEALRLDELAPERITVPSGSAVRIDYSDPGRPVLAVKLQEMFGLQESPRVAGVPLLVHLLSPAGRPAAVTADLASFWKDGYKGVRAELRGRYPRHPWPEDPAAAEPTRHTNARLGR from the coding sequence GTGATCCGTCACGACGCTCTGGACGCCCTTCCCGTGCGCGAGGCGCTTCCCCGGCTGACCGACGCCCTTCGGGAGCGCGGCACCGCCGTCCTCGTCGCGCCGCCCGGTACCGGAAAGACGACCCTGATGCCGCTGGTGCTGGCGGGGCTGACCGGCGACGGCCCCGCGCGGCGGGTCGTGGTCGCCGAGCCGCGGCGGATCGCGGCGCGCGCGGCGGCCCGACGGATGGCCTGGCTGCTGGGCGAGAAGCCCGGCGAGTCGGTCGGCTTCACGGTGCGCGGGGAGCGGGTGACCGGCCGGCACACGCGTGTGGAGGTCGTCACGACCGGCGTGCTCCTTCAGCGGCTGCAACGTGACCAGGAGCTGACCGGTGTGGACGTCGTGGTGCTCGACGAGTGCCACGAGCGGCATCTGGACGCGGACACGGCCGCGGCGTTCCTGTGGGACGTGCGTGAGACGCTGCGTCCGGAGCTGCGTCTGGTGGCCGCGTCGGCGACGACCGACGCGGCGGGCTGGGCACGACTGCTGGGCGACGCGCCCGTCGTCGAGGCGCGCGGCACGGCGCACCCGGTGGAGGTGGTGTGGGCGCCTCCCGCCCGTCCCCTGCGGCCGCCGCACGGTATGCGGGTCGACCCGGCGCTGCTGACGCATACGGCGTCGGTGGTGCGGCGGGCGCTGGCCGAGCGGGACGGGGACGTTCTGGTGTTCCTGCCGGGCGTGGGCGAGATCGCCCGGGTGGCCGCACAGTTGGGGACGCTCCCGGACGTCGAGGTGCTCCAGGTGCACGGACGGGCGCCGGCCGCGGTGCAGGACGCGGTGCTGGCGCCCGGACAGCGGCGCCGGGTGGTGCTGGCGACCTCGGTGGCGGAGTCGTCACTGACGGTGCCGGGGGTGCGGGTGGTCGTGGACGCGGGCCTCGCGCGTGAGCCCCGCGTCGACCACGCGCGCGGCCTGAGCGCTCTGACGACGGTACGGGCCTCGCAGGCGGCGGGCCGGCAGCGGGCGGGGCGGGCCGGGCGCGAGGCGCCGGGCGCGGTGTACCGGTGCTGGGCACAGGCGGAGGACGCCCGGCTGCCGCGGTTCCCCTCCCCCGAGATCAAGGTGGCCGATCTGACGGCGTTCGCGCTCCAGACGGCCTGCTGGGGCGACCCGGACGCCTCCGGGCTCGCCCTGCTCGATCCGCCCCCGGCCGGGGCGATGGCGGCGGCCGGGGCCGTCCTGACCGCGATCGGGGCCGTCGGCGCCGACGGTCGGGCCACCGAGCGGGGCACCCGGCTCGCCCGGCTGGGCCTGCATCCTCGGCTCGGGCGTGCCCTGCTGGACGCGGCGACGGCCGTGGGCCCCGCGCTCGCCGCCGAGGTGGTCGCGCTGATCGGCGAGGATGCGCCGCGGAGCTACGGGGACGATCTCGCCGGCGCGTTGCGCACCGCGCGGCGCGGGGACGACGCCTACGCGCAGCGGTGGCGCGCCGAGGTGCGACGGCTGCGCGCGCTCGCCCGGGACGTCTCCGCGCGGGGCACCTCGCAAGGCGCCTCACGGGGTACAGCGAGGGACACCTCACAGACGGGCGGCGGCCCGCCGCACGTGGACGAAATGGACGCGCGGGTGGGGCTGGTCGCCGCGCTCGCGTTCCCCGAGCGGATCGCCCGCGCGGACGGCGGTTCGTATCTGATGGTGTCCGGGACACGGGCCGAGGCCGGGGCGGGCACCGGGCTGCGCGGCGCGCCCTGGATCGCGGTCGCCGCGGCCGACCGGCCCGTGGGGCGGGGGCACGCGCGCGTGCAGCTCGGCGCGGTCGTCGACGAGGCCACCGCGCGGTGGGCGGCCGACGCCCTGCTGGAGACGCGCGAGGAGGTGCACTGGGCCGACGGGGACGTCGTCGCCCGGCGGGTCGAGCGGCTGGGGGCCGTCGAACTGGCCGTACGGCCCCGTACCGACGCGGAGCCCGCACTCGTACGGGCCGCGCTGCTGGACGGGCTGCGGCGGGAGGGGTTCGGGCTGCTGCGGTGGCCGGCCGGGGCGGCCGTGCTGCGGCAACGGCTCGCGTTCGTGCACCGGCAGGCCGGCGAACCCTGGCCCGACGTGTCCGACGAGGCGCTGCACGCGCGCGTGCGGGAGTGGCTGGAGCCGGAACTGAGCCGCGCCCGGCGCCGGGCCGACCTGGCTCGGATCGACGCCGGGCAGGCCCTTCGCCGGCTGCTGCCGTGGGCGTCCGGGGAGGCTCTCCGCCTGGACGAACTCGCCCCCGAGCGGATCACCGTACCCAGCGGGTCCGCGGTCCGGATCGACTACTCCGACCCCGGTCGGCCGGTGCTCGCGGTGAAACTCCAGGAGATGTTCGGGCTCCAGGAGTCGCCACGGGTGGCCGGGGTGCCCCTGCTGGTGCATCTGCTGTCCCCGGCCGGGCGTCCCGCCGCCGTCACCGCCGACCTCGCCTCCTTCTGGAAGGACGGCTACAAGGGTGTACGGGCCGAGCTGCGCGGCCGTTATCCCCGGCATCCATGGCCCGAGGACCCCGCCGCGGCCGAGCCGACCCGGCACACCAACGCGCGGCTCGGGCGGTGA